From the Bacillaceae bacterium S4-13-56 genome, the window TTTGCTTTTAATTGATTAAGCCCTTCTCTTGCATGAGGGACAAGAATTTCATTTCTACGTGCCATTATTCATCAAAACCTTTTCTAGGGATTGGTTCCCCTTCTTCACTGGCTAAACCACCACTATTTTCAACTCGATCAATTCCCGCTTGAATTTCACCCTCCATATACACATCTGACGCCTGCTCATGGGTTATTGCTAAGCCTTGTTCTGTGTCATCCTCACTTCTATATTGATTAGGATGATAATTGGTTTCTGCTACTTTATCTGAATCACGTTGTGATACTTTTTGTCTCTTTTCCACTTTAAAAAACCTCCTTTTGTTCCTAGCTTTTGTTTTTAATAAAAAATTATTAGAGCATTGAACTACCTAAAATTTTATAAAGTGAAACTTCAATCAGTGAGGGTCCCAACTGATTCGAATCGTTGTTAACTTTTGCCCGAGTAAACGCAGTAAGGAGAGCTACTTAGACTTCTTGGCAAAAAAAGTGCCTTTTTTTGTTTCGAGGGGTACTTCCGCTTTTCTAACGTGTAAGTTCACTTATCTTAAAATTATTTAAGTTTTTTTTTAGATTGATTTAATAATATAAGCGTATATCAAAAGGGGAAATTATTTATTTAAGGAGGGAAATCATGGGAATTTGGTGTATTAGAATTGCAGCTGTTTATTTTATGGTAGGAGTAGGAGTAAGTATGGGTATTTTTATGG encodes:
- a CDS encoding YozQ family protein, with protein sequence MEKRQKVSQRDSDKVAETNYHPNQYRSEDDTEQGLAITHEQASDVYMEGEIQAGIDRVENSGGLASEEGEPIPRKGFDE